The Petrocella atlantisensis genome has a window encoding:
- the dxs gene encoding 1-deoxy-D-xylulose-5-phosphate synthase — MFKVLDKIHSPEDLKSLDRDDLNRLSHEIRKYLVDVISVTGGHLSSNLGVVELTIALHYVFNSPVDKLIWDVGHQSYVHKILTGRKEALKTVRQYQGLSGFPKRLESEHDCFDVGHSSTSISAAIGYAVARDMNKDDYSVVAIIGDGALTAGMAFEALNNGAQMKKNFIVILNDNQMSIGKNVGGMAEYLDTIRTGHVYKEIKHDVHKVFDRIPVVGKMLTKGVREIKDAFKQVFIPGMFFEEMGYTYLGPIDGHAVPQIIKVLNQARRIEGPVLIHVNTIKGKGYHHAEINPSKFHGTKPFITTNGEALVKKAANTKKTYGELMGDQLIQYIEDGHKIAGITAAMPDGTGMTRFMKKYPKAFFDVGIAEQHAVTFAAGLGLSGIKPFVAIYSTFLQRAYDQVLHDVCIQKIPVVFMLDRAGLVGEDGETHQGVFDLSYLNHMPNMTVMAPMDSETFKDMMAFALTYMDGPIAIRYPKGEAPFFGYDKSPIVYGKSEVLETGQDIAILAVGSMVDEALKASAMVKSSVTIVDARFVKPIDYDQIDRLAATHKYLLIAEENTMIGGYGSEVLRYVHQKGYDIKVEIMGIKDDFIEHGSRNKLMEILGLTANHIAAYIERYNR, encoded by the coding sequence ATGTTTAAAGTATTGGATAAAATTCATTCCCCTGAGGACTTAAAAAGCCTAGATAGGGATGATTTAAATAGATTAAGTCATGAAATAAGAAAATATTTGGTGGATGTGATTAGCGTAACAGGTGGTCACCTGAGTTCCAACTTAGGTGTGGTGGAACTCACCATTGCCCTACATTACGTTTTTAATTCACCAGTTGATAAATTAATATGGGATGTAGGTCATCAAAGCTATGTTCACAAGATCTTAACAGGACGTAAAGAAGCACTTAAGACCGTCAGGCAATACCAAGGCCTTAGTGGCTTTCCAAAACGTCTTGAAAGCGAACACGATTGTTTTGATGTGGGGCATAGTTCAACCTCTATATCTGCTGCTATTGGATATGCTGTTGCAAGGGATATGAATAAGGATGATTATAGTGTTGTAGCCATTATTGGGGATGGCGCTTTGACTGCAGGAATGGCATTTGAAGCCCTTAATAACGGTGCTCAGATGAAAAAGAATTTCATCGTAATCTTAAATGACAACCAAATGTCCATAGGAAAAAATGTTGGTGGTATGGCGGAGTATCTTGATACCATAAGAACCGGTCATGTCTATAAAGAGATTAAGCATGATGTTCACAAGGTATTTGATCGCATCCCAGTGGTTGGTAAGATGCTAACAAAAGGTGTTAGAGAAATCAAAGATGCCTTTAAGCAAGTATTTATTCCGGGGATGTTTTTTGAAGAAATGGGTTACACTTATTTGGGGCCAATAGATGGTCATGCGGTACCACAGATTATAAAAGTCCTAAACCAAGCCCGCAGAATAGAAGGGCCGGTTCTAATTCATGTTAACACAATAAAAGGAAAAGGTTATCATCATGCGGAAATCAACCCATCTAAGTTTCATGGTACAAAGCCTTTTATAACAACAAATGGTGAAGCTTTAGTAAAAAAAGCGGCGAACACTAAAAAGACTTATGGCGAGTTGATGGGTGATCAATTGATTCAGTACATCGAAGATGGCCATAAAATTGCAGGCATAACTGCAGCCATGCCGGACGGAACAGGAATGACCCGTTTTATGAAAAAATATCCTAAAGCCTTTTTTGATGTAGGTATTGCCGAACAACATGCTGTTACATTTGCTGCAGGCTTAGGTCTAAGTGGTATTAAGCCTTTTGTTGCCATCTATTCAACTTTTTTACAAAGAGCCTATGATCAGGTGTTACATGATGTTTGTATACAAAAAATCCCGGTTGTTTTTATGTTGGACAGGGCTGGATTGGTCGGAGAAGACGGTGAAACCCATCAAGGTGTTTTTGACTTATCCTATTTGAACCACATGCCGAATATGACAGTCATGGCACCTATGGATAGTGAAACCTTTAAAGATATGATGGCTTTTGCATTAACTTATATGGATGGGCCCATTGCCATACGGTATCCAAAAGGTGAAGCGCCCTTCTTCGGGTATGATAAAAGTCCCATTGTCTATGGTAAAAGTGAAGTATTAGAAACGGGTCAAGATATAGCAATTCTTGCAGTCGGTTCGATGGTGGATGAAGCCTTAAAAGCCAGTGCAATGGTCAAATCATCGGTCACAATTGTAGATGCTAGGTTTGTTAAACCGATTGACTACGATCAAATTGATCGATTGGCAGCCACACATAAGTATTTATTAATAGCTGAAGAAAACACTATGATTGGTGGTTATGGTAGTGAAGTCTTGCGCTATGTGCACCAAAAAGGTTATGATATAAAAGTGGAAATCATGGGTATTAAAGATGATTTTATTGAACATGGATCTAGAAATAAGCTAATGGAAATACTGGGTTTGACAGCCAATCATATAGCGGCATATATAGAAAGATATAACAGGTGA
- the argR gene encoding arginine repressor has translation MKIARQSKIIELVNHFVIETQEELVHRLQENGFEVTQATISRDIRDLKLTKVSIPGGKQKYAILPSKETNLSEKYIRIFKNGYSGMDRAGNMIVLKTLTGMAMAVAAAVDAMDFDEVVGCIAGDDTIFCATRTEADAIFVMERLSKVAHSQ, from the coding sequence ATGAAAATAGCTAGACAATCAAAGATCATAGAACTGGTGAATCATTTTGTTATAGAAACCCAAGAGGAATTGGTGCATCGACTGCAAGAAAATGGTTTTGAAGTAACACAGGCAACGATTTCAAGAGATATAAGGGACCTTAAACTCACCAAAGTATCCATACCGGGTGGCAAACAAAAATACGCCATACTTCCATCTAAAGAAACTAATTTAAGTGAAAAGTATATTCGGATATTCAAAAATGGGTATAGTGGCATGGACCGAGCGGGTAATATGATTGTACTTAAGACCTTAACCGGTATGGCTATGGCGGTTGCAGCCGCAGTAGATGCAATGGATTTTGATGAGGTTGTTGGATGTATAGCAGGTGACGATACCATTTTTTGTGCGACACGAACAGAAGCTGATGCTATTTTTGTTATGGAACGCTTAAGCAAAGTGGCACACAGCCAATAA
- the nadB gene encoding L-aspartate oxidase, translating into MKTTDVLIIGTGLAGTYVALNLPSNLDITMMCHHSTNSTLAQGGIAISLDQKDSFEAHIDDTLTAGRHTNNIEAVKTLIESAPDQIHTLKKLGVEFDQDAKQNIRATLEGGHSFPRVIHAGGDQTGQSVMSLLDRKINSSDNIQILRGASLLELVVHHQEAIGIVYEMDGTIQVLYAKHIVMATGGLGDLYEHTTNQEGSTGEAIAIAAFAGAKCQDMRYIQFHPTAYKNKDKGYFLITEAMRGVGAYLLDAHKNRFMDHIHPLKELAPRDIVSKAIYDVITSTHEPFVYLDTRHLKTAYLKERFPNIYKTLEKDGLILGVDLIPVTPVAHYTIGGICTDLMGRTNLKHLYACGEVASTGVHGANRLASNSLLECLVFGKNVAEHIVSHHEDLPLPSYSINPLDPWKYTKTTASQNYLVHKAYIQEIMTKHVGIVRYDSQLRLAKSKLTRLLHQLKKVRYDHIDHAKSYNLISVSLMVVEDALAHESLGCHYKDIEKKGL; encoded by the coding sequence ATGAAAACCACAGATGTCCTTATTATCGGTACCGGTTTGGCCGGTACTTATGTTGCACTTAATTTGCCTTCTAATCTAGATATCACCATGATGTGCCACCACTCCACCAACTCAACTTTGGCCCAGGGTGGCATCGCCATCTCTCTTGACCAAAAGGATTCTTTTGAAGCTCATATCGATGATACACTAACAGCCGGTAGACATACCAATAATATAGAAGCTGTTAAAACTTTGATTGAAAGTGCACCCGATCAAATTCATACACTCAAAAAGCTTGGCGTTGAATTTGACCAAGATGCAAAACAAAACATTCGCGCTACCTTAGAAGGTGGACATTCCTTTCCTAGAGTCATTCATGCCGGCGGTGATCAAACCGGACAATCGGTTATGAGCTTACTTGATCGGAAAATTAATTCATCCGACAATATACAAATCTTAAGAGGCGCTTCTTTGTTAGAACTCGTGGTACATCATCAAGAAGCCATTGGTATCGTCTATGAGATGGATGGAACCATACAGGTTCTCTATGCCAAACATATTGTAATGGCAACCGGGGGACTTGGTGATCTCTATGAACATACAACAAATCAAGAAGGTTCAACCGGTGAGGCTATTGCTATCGCTGCTTTTGCTGGCGCAAAATGCCAAGATATGCGCTATATTCAATTCCATCCAACAGCTTATAAAAATAAAGATAAAGGTTATTTTCTTATTACTGAGGCTATGCGTGGTGTCGGTGCCTATTTGTTAGATGCTCATAAGAACCGCTTTATGGATCACATTCACCCACTAAAAGAATTAGCACCTAGAGATATCGTGTCAAAAGCCATCTATGACGTTATAACTTCCACCCATGAACCTTTTGTTTATCTAGATACCAGACATTTAAAAACGGCCTATTTAAAAGAACGTTTCCCTAATATCTATAAAACACTTGAAAAAGATGGTTTAATTCTTGGCGTTGACCTTATTCCGGTAACACCGGTTGCCCATTATACCATTGGTGGTATCTGTACAGATTTAATGGGCCGTACCAATCTTAAGCATTTATATGCATGTGGTGAGGTAGCTTCAACAGGTGTTCATGGTGCCAATCGATTGGCCAGTAACTCCTTACTGGAGTGCTTAGTCTTTGGTAAAAACGTCGCCGAACATATTGTCTCACATCACGAAGATCTTCCACTGCCTTCTTATTCTATTAACCCACTCGATCCATGGAAGTATACAAAAACGACTGCTTCACAAAACTATCTTGTACATAAAGCTTATATTCAAGAAATCATGACCAAACATGTGGGTATCGTCCGTTATGATAGCCAACTTAGATTGGCCAAATCAAAGTTAACACGGCTCTTACATCAACTTAAAAAAGTGCGTTATGATCATATCGACCATGCCAAATCCTATAATCTTATATCTGTCAGCTTGATGGTCGTTGAAGATGCTTTAGCCCATGAAAGTTTAGGTTGTCATTATAAAGATATTGAAAAGAAAGGGCTTTAA
- the nadC gene encoding carboxylating nicotinate-nucleotide diphosphorylase: protein MNEHQLINKIKAWLEEDMPYGDITSQNILFQSHNIRATFIAKEEGIICGIDIINLVFQTIDKTIIFEPSAKDGDFVKPGFILGDLSGPLDKILMGERLALNLSQRMSGIATMSHQYAQKVQGYPVRIVDTRKTTPGLRLLEKYAVRVGGCYNHRYGLSDAVMIKDNHIAGAGSMQNAVTQIRAHIPHTTKIEVEVESLEALKEALDLDVDIIMLDNMTNDMLRAAVAINQGKAILEASGNMTLDRILDVAKTGVDIISVGALTHSVQALDISLKFLP from the coding sequence ATGAATGAACATCAGTTAATTAATAAAATTAAAGCGTGGCTTGAAGAAGACATGCCCTATGGGGATATTACTTCTCAGAACATCCTATTTCAAAGTCATAATATTCGTGCCACTTTTATCGCAAAAGAAGAAGGTATCATCTGTGGCATAGATATTATAAACCTTGTGTTTCAAACCATTGATAAGACAATTATTTTTGAACCCTCTGCCAAAGATGGTGATTTTGTAAAACCCGGATTCATATTAGGCGATCTATCCGGTCCTCTTGATAAGATTTTGATGGGTGAAAGATTGGCCTTGAATCTAAGTCAGCGGATGAGCGGTATAGCAACCATGTCTCATCAGTATGCTCAGAAGGTTCAAGGTTATCCTGTTCGAATTGTCGACACAAGAAAAACCACGCCCGGACTTAGGTTACTTGAGAAATATGCAGTTCGTGTCGGCGGGTGTTATAATCATAGATATGGCCTCTCGGATGCTGTTATGATTAAAGACAATCATATCGCCGGAGCAGGGTCGATGCAAAATGCTGTGACACAGATTCGTGCTCACATACCCCATACTACAAAAATCGAGGTAGAAGTTGAAAGTCTTGAAGCACTTAAAGAAGCTTTGGATCTTGATGTGGACATCATTATGCTTGATAATATGACCAACGATATGCTTCGTGCCGCTGTTGCTATCAATCAAGGTAAAGCCATACTGGAAGCCAGTGGTAACATGACTTTAGATCGAATCCTTGACGTAGCTAAGACCGGTGTGGACATCATTAGTGTTGGTGCGCTCACCCATTCGGTTCAGGCTCTTGATATCAGTTTAAAATTCTTACCCTAA
- the recN gene encoding DNA repair protein RecN: MLTYLHVENFALIKSLEIDFDHGLTVLSGETGAGKSIVIGSMNAISGGKLDKSIIRKGSDYALIEMIFVLQEEALIRLKEKYGIDYNHEQELIVSRRFNMTGRSVYKVNHQTVTATVVSEIADMTLDIHSQHEHQSLLNPNNHIDLLDRYVGQSLKSLKDDLYMDYITYKKLVKTIEEDHLTVDDRKREIDFLRFEINEIQSANLIVGEDETLSKEYKLLSNRNKILQKLLSVEQRLTQNPEMNLWEWIGQMLREFESIRHLDDEIEDMAIMMAQIEDMVRDLNKHVESYLEELGSDHQSLNEVEERIHIINTLKTKYGQTIELILDALEEKEKRLEHLENYETELEKTKAAILALTAKLEKKCATISNLRQKAAKEIGTNIESVLVDLNFSDAKMEIDIERMDQFSQNGYDKVTFLISTNKNESVQPLVKIASGGELSRVMLAIKSVFAEMDQIGTLVFDEIDSGISGRTAQKVGEKMSALAVHRQIICITHLPQISAMADQHYLIEKSESQNRIETYVRQLKGAEIFQELARLIGGAIITENTLESAREMKEQATAIKEAHISKL; encoded by the coding sequence ATGCTAACCTATTTACATGTAGAAAATTTTGCTCTAATTAAATCTTTGGAAATTGACTTTGATCATGGTTTAACTGTTCTTAGTGGTGAAACCGGTGCAGGTAAATCCATTGTCATTGGTTCTATGAATGCCATATCCGGTGGAAAGTTAGACAAGTCGATTATTCGCAAGGGTTCTGATTATGCCTTGATTGAAATGATTTTTGTTCTACAGGAAGAAGCATTAATACGATTGAAAGAAAAATACGGTATTGACTATAATCATGAACAAGAATTAATCGTTTCAAGAAGATTTAATATGACAGGGCGTAGTGTTTATAAAGTGAACCATCAGACGGTGACTGCCACAGTGGTTAGTGAAATCGCGGATATGACTTTAGACATTCACAGTCAACATGAACATCAATCCCTTTTAAATCCAAACAATCATATTGATTTGTTAGACCGATATGTAGGTCAATCTCTAAAGTCTTTAAAAGACGATCTGTATATGGATTATATAACATACAAAAAATTGGTTAAAACTATTGAGGAAGACCATCTTACAGTAGATGATCGAAAGCGGGAAATAGATTTTTTGAGATTTGAAATCAATGAGATTCAGTCAGCCAATCTGATTGTAGGTGAAGATGAAACCTTAAGTAAAGAGTATAAGCTTTTGTCCAATCGTAATAAGATCCTTCAAAAATTATTAAGTGTTGAACAACGGTTAACACAGAATCCAGAAATGAATCTATGGGAATGGATTGGTCAAATGCTTCGTGAATTTGAAAGTATTCGACATCTGGATGATGAAATCGAGGACATGGCCATTATGATGGCTCAGATTGAAGACATGGTTAGAGATTTAAACAAGCATGTTGAAAGCTACCTTGAAGAATTGGGATCCGATCATCAAAGCCTGAACGAAGTAGAAGAGCGTATACACATCATCAATACCCTGAAAACAAAGTATGGTCAGACCATTGAATTGATTCTAGATGCATTAGAAGAAAAAGAAAAACGGTTGGAACATCTGGAAAACTATGAGACAGAACTTGAGAAAACCAAAGCGGCCATTCTGGCCTTAACGGCTAAACTGGAGAAAAAGTGTGCGACTATTTCTAATCTAAGACAGAAAGCGGCCAAAGAAATCGGAACAAACATTGAGTCGGTTCTGGTAGATTTGAATTTTTCAGATGCTAAAATGGAAATAGATATTGAAAGAATGGATCAATTTAGTCAAAATGGTTATGATAAGGTGACCTTTTTAATCAGCACGAATAAAAACGAATCCGTGCAACCTTTGGTCAAAATTGCTTCCGGTGGTGAGCTATCAAGAGTCATGTTGGCCATTAAGTCTGTTTTTGCTGAAATGGATCAAATTGGCACCTTGGTATTTGATGAGATCGATAGTGGTATCAGTGGACGCACCGCTCAAAAAGTGGGAGAGAAGATGTCAGCATTAGCTGTGCATAGACAGATTATCTGTATAACCCATTTACCACAGATTAGTGCAATGGCGGATCAGCATTATTTGATTGAGAAATCCGAATCACAAAATAGGATAGAAACCTATGTAAGACAACTAAAAGGTGCTGAAATCTTCCAAGAATTAGCCAGACTTATTGGCGGCGCTATCATAACAGAAAACACACTGGAGTCAGCTAGGGAAATGAAAGAACAAGCGACGGCGATAAAAGAGGCACATATTTCTAAATTATAA
- a CDS encoding TlyA family RNA methyltransferase, producing MSVEKERLDILLVELGLAPSREKAKTLIMSGNVFVGGQREDKAGTKVNKALEIIVKSNPNPYVSRGGFKLEKALQQYPIVLEDKICMDVGASTGGFTDCMLQNGAKKIYAIDVGRGQLDWKLRQDTRVVCMEKTNIRYVTPEQIPDPIDFVSIDVSFISLLKVLPTVKQLIKEQCEMICLVKPQFEAGREKVGKKGVVRDPLIHKEVLIRILSESVQMGFEFLGLEYSPIKGPEGNIEYLLYVRKHAVDVSYESFKARIDEVVDQAHETL from the coding sequence ATGTCAGTAGAGAAAGAAAGGCTTGATATTCTACTCGTTGAGTTGGGTCTAGCACCATCACGTGAAAAAGCCAAGACATTAATCATGTCCGGTAATGTTTTTGTTGGCGGTCAAAGAGAAGATAAAGCAGGAACAAAAGTCAATAAAGCGTTGGAAATTATTGTCAAGTCCAATCCAAACCCTTATGTGAGTCGTGGTGGTTTCAAATTGGAAAAAGCCTTACAACAATATCCAATCGTTCTTGAAGATAAGATTTGTATGGATGTAGGAGCTTCAACAGGTGGCTTTACGGATTGCATGTTACAAAATGGTGCGAAGAAAATCTATGCAATAGATGTAGGTAGAGGACAATTGGATTGGAAGCTTCGACAAGATACACGTGTGGTATGTATGGAGAAAACCAATATTAGGTATGTAACGCCTGAGCAGATTCCAGATCCTATTGACTTTGTTAGTATTGATGTATCCTTCATTTCACTTCTTAAAGTCCTACCTACAGTTAAGCAGTTGATTAAAGAACAATGTGAAATGATTTGTTTGGTCAAACCTCAATTCGAAGCCGGACGTGAAAAAGTTGGGAAAAAGGGTGTGGTTAGAGATCCTTTAATCCATAAAGAAGTTTTGATCCGTATTTTGTCAGAATCGGTTCAAATGGGTTTTGAATTTTTAGGTTTGGAATATTCACCAATAAAAGGCCCAGAGGGTAATATTGAGTATTTACTATATGTGAGAAAGCATGCAGTGGATGTGTCATATGAAAGCTTTAAGGCACGTATCGATGAGGTCGTAGATCAAGCTCATGAAACACTGTAG
- a CDS encoding divergent PAP2 family protein, with protein sequence MNEISDLLTNRVFLSAMIAWFIAQSIKITWILIKEKRFDVGRIMGSGGMPSAHSASVVATTFCIGKIMGFNSPMFGFAGMMSFIVMYDAANVRMAAGKQAKLINRIIKELGEHRFSMYKELKELLGHTYLEVFVGGLLGMIVGLNMA encoded by the coding sequence ATGAATGAGATCAGTGATTTATTAACCAACAGAGTATTTCTTTCAGCAATGATAGCATGGTTTATCGCTCAATCTATAAAAATAACATGGATATTGATCAAAGAAAAAAGATTTGATGTTGGTAGAATAATGGGATCCGGCGGTATGCCCAGTGCGCATTCAGCATCTGTGGTTGCAACAACGTTTTGTATTGGCAAGATTATGGGTTTTAATAGCCCTATGTTTGGTTTTGCAGGTATGATGAGCTTTATCGTCATGTATGATGCAGCTAATGTAAGGATGGCGGCAGGCAAGCAAGCAAAGCTTATTAACCGGATAATCAAAGAACTAGGTGAACATAGATTTTCTATGTATAAGGAACTTAAGGAACTTTTGGGTCATACATATCTAGAAGTTTTTGTGGGTGGCTTACTGGGTATGATTGTAGGACTAAATATGGCATAA
- a CDS encoding NAD(+)/NADH kinase, whose product MKNVYMIINTSKDPTLTYSCKIMDWLKSKDCKVYIDSYVRECYAFNAIDIEDDSELDEIDFAIVLGGDGTIIHSARRLAMHEIPILGINLGNLGFLAEIEEHEWQENLEKVLEGKFEIETRMMLEAQIYTNGILIEEGFCLNDVVISRMALSRMVGFSIYVNDEFVNYYSADGIIIATPTGSTAYNLSANGPILAPHNEMIVMTPICPHSLTARSIVLSSNDIVRITFEHNRRSWDNDLMVTIDGQEGKEINNDAEIIIQKADLKTRLIQIEGHNFYHILRRKLGGN is encoded by the coding sequence ATGAAGAATGTCTATATGATAATTAACACCAGTAAGGACCCGACTTTGACCTATAGCTGTAAGATTATGGATTGGTTGAAGTCTAAGGACTGCAAAGTGTACATAGATAGCTATGTACGAGAGTGTTATGCCTTCAATGCGATTGATATTGAAGATGATTCAGAACTGGATGAAATTGATTTCGCTATTGTACTAGGCGGTGATGGTACGATTATCCATTCGGCAAGACGATTGGCGATGCATGAAATACCAATCTTAGGGATTAATCTAGGAAATCTTGGATTCTTAGCAGAAATAGAGGAACATGAGTGGCAAGAAAATCTAGAGAAGGTTCTGGAAGGTAAGTTTGAAATAGAAACCAGAATGATGTTAGAGGCGCAGATATACACGAATGGCATTTTAATTGAAGAAGGATTCTGCCTAAATGATGTTGTCATTAGTCGTATGGCATTATCTCGAATGGTAGGGTTTAGCATCTATGTTAACGATGAGTTTGTTAATTATTATTCAGCAGATGGAATCATTATTGCAACACCTACCGGATCAACCGCTTATAACTTATCAGCAAACGGACCTATACTAGCACCACATAACGAGATGATTGTTATGACGCCCATCTGTCCCCATTCACTAACGGCTAGGAGTATTGTATTATCCAGCAACGATATAGTGAGAATCACTTTTGAACATAATCGAAGGTCATGGGACAATGACTTAATGGTGACCATTGATGGTCAAGAAGGTAAAGAAATCAACAATGATGCAGAAATAATTATCCAAAAAGCGGATTTAAAAACCAGGCTTATTCAAATAGAAGGACATAATTTTTATCATATATTAAGAAGAAAACTGGGTGGTAATTAG
- the nadA gene encoding quinolinate synthase NadA — MSQELISKIHQLKAEKNATIIAHFYQSPEIQDLADFVGDSLAMAKYGKDVDADCLVICGVKFMAETAKILSPDKTVLLPNQDAGCPMADMVDAKSLAMHKKRHPNHYIVSYVNTSADVKALTDICVTSSNALHIIRQLEQKEILFLPDKNLGHYINTQLSDQQMHLWPGFCRTHDRLNAEDVKSMKVLYPDAEVLVHPECDPSVVELADYIGSTSGIIHRASTSSAQSFIVCTEEGVIHRLRQNEPEKAFHLASSKLLCQNMKKTELEDIYTCLLNSRPEMMIEETTRLAAYNALDQMLALS, encoded by the coding sequence ATGTCTCAAGAACTGATATCAAAAATTCATCAATTAAAAGCCGAAAAAAATGCAACCATCATTGCCCACTTTTACCAGTCTCCTGAAATACAGGATTTAGCTGATTTTGTGGGTGATTCTTTGGCTATGGCCAAATATGGTAAAGATGTAGATGCTGATTGCCTTGTTATTTGTGGTGTAAAATTCATGGCTGAAACGGCTAAGATTCTATCACCAGATAAAACAGTACTTCTCCCCAATCAAGATGCAGGATGCCCGATGGCAGACATGGTGGATGCGAAGTCACTTGCTATGCATAAAAAAAGACACCCGAATCACTATATTGTATCTTATGTTAATACGTCTGCTGATGTCAAAGCATTAACGGATATATGCGTCACTTCCTCTAATGCTTTACACATCATCCGTCAATTGGAACAAAAAGAAATTCTTTTTTTGCCGGATAAGAATCTAGGTCATTATATCAACACCCAACTGTCTGATCAGCAGATGCATTTGTGGCCCGGTTTTTGTAGAACGCATGATCGGTTAAATGCTGAAGACGTAAAATCCATGAAAGTACTTTATCCGGATGCTGAAGTATTGGTCCATCCCGAATGCGACCCAAGTGTTGTTGAATTGGCGGATTACATAGGTTCTACATCAGGCATTATTCATCGTGCCAGTACTTCATCTGCCCAGTCTTTCATCGTTTGTACAGAAGAAGGTGTCATACACCGCCTTAGGCAAAATGAACCTGAAAAAGCATTTCACCTAGCATCCAGTAAATTATTATGTCAGAATATGAAGAAAACAGAGTTAGAAGATATATATACATGTTTACTTAACAGTCGTCCGGAAATGATGATAGAAGAAACAACACGATTGGCCGCTTATAATGCCTTAGACCAAATGCTGGCTCTCAGTTAG
- a CDS encoding polyprenyl synthetase family protein, whose product MNEFDKKLRKQQQNINQLLIEFLPQETSGYHEIVIEAMTYSLLAGGKRIRPMILEEVYGLFKPKSLSIEPFMVAIEMVHTYSLVHDDLPAMDNDDLRRGLPTCHKKYGENIAILAGDALLNRAYEIMLEGVMKYKLGDQGLLAASCLATNAGTKGIIGGQVADITYEDQAVDMDVIGYIHQHKTSALIEAAFMMGGYLAGQSDEVIKRLNRIGRCIGLAFQIQDDLLDITGDEAKLGKPILSDMKNKKTTYVDLKGVEGSKVIVADLLEEALSVLKSFDSTKTVFLRDFINYLKERTF is encoded by the coding sequence CCGCAGGAAACCAGTGGCTATCATGAAATCGTAATTGAAGCGATGACATATAGTCTTTTGGCAGGTGGAAAAAGAATTAGACCTATGATACTTGAAGAAGTATATGGTTTGTTCAAGCCAAAGTCATTGTCTATAGAACCGTTTATGGTTGCTATTGAGATGGTGCACACCTATTCATTGGTTCATGATGATCTACCGGCTATGGACAATGATGATCTAAGGCGTGGCTTGCCGACCTGTCATAAAAAATATGGTGAAAATATCGCTATTCTCGCAGGCGATGCTTTACTAAATAGGGCATATGAGATCATGTTGGAAGGTGTCATGAAATATAAGTTAGGTGACCAAGGCCTATTGGCCGCTTCCTGTTTGGCAACAAATGCCGGAACGAAAGGTATTATAGGTGGTCAAGTTGCAGACATTACTTATGAAGATCAAGCAGTAGATATGGATGTTATTGGGTACATCCATCAACATAAAACATCGGCTCTGATTGAGGCAGCATTTATGATGGGTGGATACCTTGCCGGACAAAGCGATGAGGTCATAAAAAGGTTGAACAGAATAGGGCGATGCATTGGTCTGGCTTTTCAGATTCAGGATGATTTACTGGATATAACGGGAGATGAGGCTAAGCTTGGCAAGCCGATATTGAGCGATATGAAGAATAAAAAAACGACTTATGTAGATTTAAAAGGTGTTGAAGGCTCTAAAGTTATCGTAGCGGATCTACTGGAAGAGGCACTAAGTGTGCTTAAATCATTTGATAGCACTAAGACCGTCTTCTTAAGAGATTTTATTAACTATCTTAAGGAACGAACATTTTAA